One genomic segment of Pseudomonadota bacterium includes these proteins:
- a CDS encoding dihydrofolate reductase family protein gives MRKIIAALVVSVDGFIEGPNGELDWVETWEDPFDLLPQIDTCILGRGMYAGYEQYWRAILTNPEGIQPFTGKVASKDEIDYARFADKTPHIVLSKTLDKVNWKTTRIVRDVAEIRNLKQQPGKDMHAVGGATLVSSLMNLGLIDELRLVVHPIVLGGGKALFKDVKERHALKLLRAKTLKSGQVVLTYSTQS, from the coding sequence ATGAGAAAAATCATTGCAGCCCTGGTGGTGTCGGTGGACGGCTTCATCGAGGGACCCAACGGAGAGCTGGATTGGGTAGAAACCTGGGAAGATCCCTTTGATCTGCTCCCCCAGATCGACACCTGTATCCTCGGCCGCGGGATGTATGCGGGCTACGAGCAATACTGGCGTGCCATCTTGACCAACCCCGAGGGTATTCAGCCCTTCACGGGCAAGGTCGCTTCGAAGGACGAAATCGATTACGCGCGCTTCGCCGATAAAACGCCCCATATCGTCTTGTCCAAGACGTTAGACAAAGTCAATTGGAAGACGACGCGGATCGTTCGAGATGTTGCGGAGATCCGAAACCTGAAGCAGCAGCCTGGCAAGGACATGCATGCGGTCGGCGGCGCCACTTTGGTCTCCAGTCTGATGAACCTGGGCTTGATCGATGAGCTCCGGCTAGTCGTGCACCCCATTGTCTTGGGCGGAGGCAAGGCGCTGTTCAAAGACGTGAAGGAGCGACATGCGTTGAAGCTCCTCCGGGCCAAGACGTTGAAGTCGGGACAAGTCGTCTTGACTTACAGCACGCAATCTTAA